Proteins encoded by one window of Metamycoplasma subdolum:
- the nusG gene encoding transcription termination/antitermination protein NusG, with amino-acid sequence MEDKDFKWYMISTVSGKEDNVIESLKNKISAKFMDEFFREIRVFKMPHLSNRELEKKTKGEEYTVKYVNIYKGYIFLNMVMTDEAWYLVRNTQYVTGLVGSSGKGAKPTPISMKTFQKMVDKEAELIAKFEAGDIETAFKEGTVVKIIAGPFKEEIGEIIKNNDNTKKAFVNIELYGTKTPTEFDYEDLEIVG; translated from the coding sequence ATGGAAGATAAAGATTTTAAATGATATATGATTTCTACTGTTTCTGGTAAAGAAGACAATGTTATTGAATCTCTTAAAAATAAAATTAGTGCTAAATTTATGGATGAATTTTTTAGAGAAATTAGAGTGTTCAAAATGCCTCACTTATCAAACAGAGAACTTGAGAAAAAAACTAAAGGTGAAGAATATACTGTAAAGTATGTAAATATTTATAAGGGCTACATTTTTTTAAATATGGTAATGACAGACGAGGCTTGATATTTAGTCCGTAACACTCAATATGTAACAGGTCTTGTCGGATCAAGTGGTAAGGGAGCAAAACCAACTCCAATCTCAATGAAAACTTTTCAAAAAATGGTTGATAAAGAAGCTGAACTTATTGCTAAATTTGAAGCTGGTGATATTGAAACAGCATTCAAAGAAGGAACTGTTGTAAAAATTATTGCTGGACCTTTTAAAGAAGAAATTGGTGAAATAATTAAGAACAATGACAACACTAAAAAAGCATTCGTTAATATTGAACTTTATGGAACAAAAACTCCTACTGAATTTGACTATGAAGATTTGGAAATTGTTGGTTAA